CAGATTAATATCCCTTACGGTTCATTAAAATACGATAATTCTTAGGTTCAATAGATAGAGTACGTGAATAATTAGATCCATCTAATTGGATATAAATTAGAATAAAAATGGAATATTAAAAATCTATTAGTAAATTTTCCTATAGCATAGTCTTTTTATATTCATATATAAATATATTAAATTATAGTAAAGCTTATAAATAATGGAGGTTATTACATAAATTCAGGTACCTATGGGTTACAGTCCCTTATTACCAATCACTTGGAATGTGATTTTAGATGAAGCTAGGTGGTTAAGTGCAATTGGTATACTGGCCCATTTAAGCTTAGCATCCTCATTTCTTGGGACAATACTAATAGCTGTGGTGGCAGAATTCCTGTACTTAACTAGGCATGATAAGGATTGGTACGATAAGGCTAGGATGTTTTCAGTAGTATCAACTATATTCTTTGGAGTTGGTGCAGCGTTCGGTACATTGGTTGAGTTTGGTTTAGTGACTATATGGAGCAACTTCATTACAATAATAGGCTCAGCCATAGTTTTACCATTTTACCTAGAATTATTCGCCTTCTTAACAGAAGTGATACTTCTACCACTCTACGTATTCACGTGGGGTAAGGTAAGAAATGGGTGGGTACATTGGGTAATCGGCTTAGCTGCAGCGTTCGGAGGATACTGGAGTGCCTACAATATACTAGCGGTCATGGCTTCATTAAGCATGAGGCCCCCTGGCATGATTGTGCAAAATTTGGCCGCATCCAATCAAACGATAGCTGGCTTAACAAGTTACCTAGTCACTTGGGCTAAGCCTACGGATGCATGGAACATGTTCTGGTGGGGTGCCAACGTATTCATATTCCACGGCATACTGGCTGCGGCAATATTAACATGGTCCGTGGTGAGTGCAATATACCTGTATGGTTACATGCATGAACATAGGCCTGACCAGGCTAAGGTGCTTAAGGTTCTTATACCTGGTGTAGCCATTATGACTGCTATTGAGGGCTTTATACTTGGTCATGATCAAGGTGAGCTAGTTCTTCAATTTGATCCATTAAAGTTAGCTGCAATTGAGGGCATGTTTTGGAAAGGCCTTAAGGTTGATCCACTACTAAGCTTCCTCGCATATGGTACTTTTAACCACACCTTCTGGGGTTATTACTCATGGCCTGCTAATGTAAGGCCACCCCTAGCTCCCTTCGACTTCCTACCGATATTTTACCTAGGCTTCATGGTTACATTAGGTGTATTACTTGGTGTATGGAGTGGTGGGTTGTCCCTCTGGTACCTATTTAATGGCTTCTTCAGTAGATTCCATTGGGCTAAGGTAATAGCATCATTCCTAGAGAGGACTGGCCCATACACCATGCCCCTCTTCGCTGCCCTAGCCTCAATAGGCGGTGCGGTAACATCAGAGAGCGGTAGGGTTCCCTTTATCCTAGTTGAGTCGTCACCCAGCTTAAATGGTGGTCCACCTATGGTAACCGGGGTGCCTATATATGAGGGCGGGTTAATTAATCCTAACTTAAGCTTACCAGGCTGGTTGATTGCACTTATCATAGTAGTTGAGGTAGCTATGCCGGCCCTAGCAGTCTACATGGTTTACCTATACACTAGGCCTAGGAGAGAGAAGCCAACTCAGGTGGTTGAGTACTAGGGTGAGATCATGGTCTCCCCAGTTGTGGTAACGGTGGCCTTAATTGCATGGGCCTTCTCAGTGCACTTGCCCCTAGTGTACACTGTGCTTGGTTTAGGTTGGTTACTGCCTACGCTTGAGCTATTGGGGTATAGGAGTGGTAGGAGGACTTACATTGACATTGCCCATGGCTTATCAAACTACTTAATAGCAGTGTACGCCATAGGTGGGGTCTTTGGAACAATAGTGACGGTGTTCTTAGCAGGTCTACTGCCGGTCTTCACTAACATAGCTGGTGTACTGCTTTGGCCAATTTGGGGTATTGCAATAGTGTTTGGTGTAGCCATAGCTCTACCCCTCATAGGCTTATACTACAGGTCATTCAATAGGCTTAGCCCAATTAAGCATATTACAGTGGGTTACGCCATGGCTATTACTTTAACTGTAATCCCAGCAATGTTTAGACTAGTGTTCGCGTTCATAAACTACCCTGCAGGTGTTTTAATAACCCCAAGCAGTGCATCAAACACAGGCTTTACGCTATCTGTTAATTTAACCGAGACTTTAAGTAACCCAACCTATCCACCACTACTCCTGGCCACCTTATTCGGGGCAATAGCCATGACGGGCATCTTACTGTCATCAATACATGGCTGGAGGTATGCATCAAGTAGGGATGAGTACCATGAGCTGGGACATAGGGTCGGTAATATAGTGGGCTTAACCTTCGGCATCCTATACTCAATCTTCGTCATCTGGTACCTCTACACTGTTTACCAGTATTCACCGACTGTCGCATGGTCTATACTTGGGCATCCACCCTCATACTTACCGTCAACATTCTATGATCTATATAAACCCACCTTTAACCTTAGCTGGATGTTTTACATGAATATTGTCCTTGGAGCCATAATATTAGCCCTACTAGTGGTTTCAATTAAAGTAACCAGTAAACCCATTGAGGCGCTTAAACTCATATTAACACCAATGCTGATGGATTCAGCTGAGGTAATGAATGGGTTAGCTCACGTACCTTACGCCATTGTTCCACCGGTTACCGCAGCTGAGGCGCTGATTAAGGCATACGGCCTAAGCTTCGCCCTTAATGTGGCTAA
This genomic interval from Caldivirga sp. contains the following:
- a CDS encoding cytochrome ubiquinol oxidase subunit I, encoding MVSPVVVTVALIAWAFSVHLPLVYTVLGLGWLLPTLELLGYRSGRRTYIDIAHGLSNYLIAVYAIGGVFGTIVTVFLAGLLPVFTNIAGVLLWPIWGIAIVFGVAIALPLIGLYYRSFNRLSPIKHITVGYAMAITLTVIPAMFRLVFAFINYPAGVLITPSSASNTGFTLSVNLTETLSNPTYPPLLLATLFGAIAMTGILLSSIHGWRYASSRDEYHELGHRVGNIVGLTFGILYSIFVIWYLYTVYQYSPTVAWSILGHPPSYLPSTFYDLYKPTFNLSWMFYMNIVLGAIILALLVVSIKVTSKPIEALKLILTPMLMDSAEVMNGLAHVPYAIVPPVTAAEALIKAYGLSFALNVAKWLTISQLLTPQINALLSLVSVQPGLLLGSLVFFAFFNALLLYVIYAVLSWRRSSA
- a CDS encoding cytochrome ubiquinol oxidase subunit I; amino-acid sequence: MILDEARWLSAIGILAHLSLASSFLGTILIAVVAEFLYLTRHDKDWYDKARMFSVVSTIFFGVGAAFGTLVEFGLVTIWSNFITIIGSAIVLPFYLELFAFLTEVILLPLYVFTWGKVRNGWVHWVIGLAAAFGGYWSAYNILAVMASLSMRPPGMIVQNLAASNQTIAGLTSYLVTWAKPTDAWNMFWWGANVFIFHGILAAAILTWSVVSAIYLYGYMHEHRPDQAKVLKVLIPGVAIMTAIEGFILGHDQGELVLQFDPLKLAAIEGMFWKGLKVDPLLSFLAYGTFNHTFWGYYSWPANVRPPLAPFDFLPIFYLGFMVTLGVLLGVWSGGLSLWYLFNGFFSRFHWAKVIASFLERTGPYTMPLFAALASIGGAVTSESGRVPFILVESSPSLNGGPPMVTGVPIYEGGLINPNLSLPGWLIALIIVVEVAMPALAVYMVYLYTRPRREKPTQVVEY